The Sphingorhabdus sp. Alg231-15 genome has a segment encoding these proteins:
- a CDS encoding LuxR C-terminal-related transcriptional regulator produces MLQQKSLTSGPVLTLREHEILEFIAQGMSTKEVAQHIDIAPRTVDRHVENVRLKLRAKNRTHMVACAVMEGLLMVDIDDRQPVAETEAP; encoded by the coding sequence ATGTTACAGCAAAAGAGTTTGACCAGCGGTCCAGTGCTCACGCTGAGAGAGCATGAGATATTGGAATTTATTGCTCAGGGCATGTCGACCAAAGAAGTGGCGCAGCATATTGATATAGCGCCGCGCACCGTGGATCGCCATGTCGAGAATGTACGTCTGAAATTGCGGGCGAAGAATCGCACACATATGGTCGCTTGCGCGGTTATGGAGGGTTTGCTGATGGTCGATATCGATGATCGGCAGCCCGTTGCCGAGACTGAAGCTCCATGA
- a CDS encoding transporter gives MTSTISNPLAYIVALPAAALFGGSADAATPSTIEKENVSPAQSFTAAEAEAESARIMARLQAVQSKSQSRAAEPTTVPAEPSPAPIMQAAAPMPKPATKKPQAKVMDQETTNITAALQAIQSELSEQKQLIASQNALIQSQNDKIKQLELHNQLVRAAAPVETPFALSQMRGTGIQRSRVETAAVQIGTSPDDELTMPEGPVGEAPPEANNIEQKVEAVPEGQGVLTPRGQFVLDPSIEYTRSSTNRLVFRGIELIPGIQIGAIEASDADRDTIIGTFAMRYGLTNRLEIEGRVPLLYRKDRIQVVQQRDEQITREVGLEETGIGDAEISLRYQLNRPKSQSPIWVAGLRVKTDTGTSPYEIPFDEFGVATGLATGSGFWGVQPSISFLLPSDPVVIYGGTGYLWNIERNIDRVVGDVFVGKVDPGDAINASVGFGFALNPRFSFSLGYRHNYIFSTKTQLGDTLQESNDIQVGSLNFGMSYRLSEKQSMNLGFQFGVTEDAPDVSIVARIPFRF, from the coding sequence ATGACCAGCACAATATCAAACCCCCTCGCCTATATAGTCGCCCTTCCCGCTGCGGCATTGTTTGGTGGATCAGCGGATGCCGCGACACCGTCAACAATCGAAAAAGAAAATGTCAGCCCGGCCCAAAGCTTTACTGCTGCTGAAGCCGAAGCGGAGTCGGCCAGAATCATGGCGCGATTACAGGCCGTGCAGTCCAAAAGTCAGTCGCGAGCGGCAGAACCGACGACAGTACCAGCGGAGCCTTCGCCCGCACCGATAATGCAAGCGGCGGCTCCTATGCCCAAACCGGCGACAAAAAAGCCCCAAGCGAAAGTTATGGATCAGGAAACAACTAATATCACCGCTGCTTTGCAAGCGATACAATCCGAACTGTCGGAGCAAAAGCAACTGATCGCCAGCCAGAACGCGCTGATCCAATCTCAAAATGACAAGATCAAACAGCTCGAGCTGCATAATCAACTAGTGCGCGCCGCTGCTCCCGTGGAGACACCGTTTGCCCTTTCGCAGATGCGCGGTACCGGTATTCAGCGAAGCCGGGTAGAGACAGCCGCAGTGCAAATCGGGACGAGCCCGGATGATGAACTGACCATGCCGGAAGGCCCGGTTGGCGAAGCTCCGCCGGAAGCGAACAATATCGAACAGAAGGTTGAAGCCGTGCCGGAAGGGCAAGGAGTGCTGACACCACGCGGACAGTTCGTGCTTGATCCTTCCATTGAATATACACGCTCATCCACCAACCGGTTGGTCTTCCGTGGAATCGAGTTGATTCCGGGTATCCAGATTGGAGCGATTGAAGCCAGCGACGCGGACCGCGACACCATCATCGGAACTTTCGCCATGCGCTACGGTCTGACCAACAGGCTGGAGATCGAGGGCCGCGTTCCCCTACTCTATCGTAAGGATAGAATTCAGGTTGTTCAGCAACGCGATGAACAGATTACCCGGGAAGTTGGTCTAGAGGAAACCGGGATAGGCGACGCCGAAATTTCGCTACGCTATCAACTCAACCGACCCAAATCGCAAAGTCCTATCTGGGTCGCCGGCCTTCGCGTCAAAACCGATACCGGCACCAGTCCCTATGAGATTCCGTTCGACGAATTTGGCGTTGCTACCGGACTTGCCACTGGATCGGGCTTCTGGGGCGTACAACCCAGCATTAGCTTCCTGCTGCCCTCTGACCCTGTCGTCATCTACGGCGGCACCGGCTACTTGTGGAATATTGAACGCAATATCGATCGCGTGGTCGGCGATGTTTTTGTCGGAAAGGTCGATCCGGGTGATGCAATAAACGCGAGCGTCGGTTTTGGCTTTGCACTCAACCCGCGCTTTTCTTTCTCGCTGGGATATCGCCACAACTATATTTTCTCGACCAAAACCCAGCTCGGCGACACATTGCAAGAGAGTAATGATATTCAGGTTGGATCACTCAACTTTGGCATGTCCTATCGCCTCAGTGAAAAGCAATCTATGAATCTCGGCTTCCAGTTTGGCGTGACCGAGGACGCCCCGGACGTCAGCATTGTTGCGCGCATACCCTTCCGCTTTTAG
- a CDS encoding glycoside hydrolase family 2 TIM barrel-domain containing protein, producing MQLNFNDIMQPELTELNRLPARTSFTSFANAEAAMHADRQSAFKLSLDGEWQFSLVGKPTASPDGWEQPAYNDDHWRSIIVPGSWTRQNTDDLPQYTNVQMPFDCRAAPQIPDQNPTGLYRTQFDLPSGWHARETILHIGGFESVALVWCNGEFVGMGKDSRLPSEFDLSPYLNEGVNLIAIMVIKWSDATWIEDQDHWYHGGLHRSVHIESRGATHIADQSIIADFDAESGKGQLHCSVKIDGSSSGWTVRGQLFGPKGDLLITLPERAVVQFPDGNVFEQYTAAYQFVETRAILEATISDAEPWSAERPALYHLATELLDDQGNIVEANKIAVGFRRVEVKDRRLLVNNQPITIIGVNRHDHHPETGKTLTVQEMRAELLLMRRHNINAIRTAHYPNDHRLLDLCDELGFYVIDEANVECHARWQAVSNDPRYQKAIIERVMRMVQRDRNHASVIGWSLGNESGLGPAHDAAAAMVRRMDDTRFLHYEGAIFHRFQTLMGDPTETSRNAPDMRERMTTDLICPMYPSIEFIVGWAKWAEETKLDDRPMILCEFSHAMGNSNGSIADYVDAFFEEPALGGGFVWEWRDHGFAETDAQGRFFWAYGGHFGDDPNDVNFCCDGLVGPDLTPHPGLREYQWAARPVRANLDGRQEVCFTNRRSFISTDDLELTWSLQKNGVMVESGTLFPNIPAGESETISIPYRTEIDTDDEWHLLTQWRLREASDWVEAGHLLAWDQFALGDTAIPEPVDFPAFSLSSSLPVTDSLQSGPVEIRFDEKGNISTVNVGDCIAIEGDITASLWRAPMDNDGGKIGWREERPSKRMEWVNNGLDNLELVASPPQVKEQEDQTLLCLSREMIGTDGQKATHRSQWTLNADGARIDEEIIVPDAWTDVPRIGIRFPVPAELEQLTWLGLGPDESYPDRIGAQTVGRWESKVADQYHAYVLPQEHGAHEQTRYFVLQDNSGKGFSITLPNLSFSARHHHDLDMTRATTIADLVRQDSIEVHIDAAMRGVGTGACGPDALQEYRVGPGTYAFHWFIRPA from the coding sequence ATGCAGCTGAATTTCAATGATATAATGCAACCCGAACTGACGGAACTTAACCGTCTGCCGGCGCGGACATCCTTCACGTCTTTTGCGAATGCGGAAGCGGCAATGCACGCAGATAGGCAATCCGCGTTTAAACTGTCATTGGACGGCGAGTGGCAATTTTCTCTGGTAGGCAAGCCAACGGCTTCTCCTGATGGTTGGGAACAGCCCGCATATAATGACGACCATTGGCGCTCCATCATAGTTCCGGGCAGCTGGACCCGCCAAAATACAGACGATTTGCCACAATATACCAACGTGCAAATGCCTTTTGATTGTAGGGCTGCACCGCAAATACCAGATCAGAATCCCACAGGCCTCTATCGCACGCAATTTGATCTGCCGTCTGGCTGGCATGCGCGGGAGACAATTCTCCACATTGGCGGGTTCGAGAGTGTTGCGCTGGTCTGGTGCAACGGTGAGTTTGTGGGCATGGGCAAGGATTCGCGCTTGCCGAGTGAATTTGATCTGTCGCCTTACTTGAATGAGGGCGTCAACCTGATTGCAATCATGGTAATCAAATGGTCGGATGCCACATGGATCGAGGATCAAGACCACTGGTATCATGGCGGCCTGCACCGCTCGGTTCATATTGAGTCGCGTGGTGCGACACATATTGCAGATCAGAGTATCATTGCTGATTTTGATGCTGAAAGCGGTAAGGGACAACTTCATTGTTCCGTGAAGATTGATGGGTCGTCCTCTGGCTGGACTGTGCGCGGACAGCTTTTCGGGCCGAAGGGCGATCTTTTGATCACTCTGCCGGAAAGGGCAGTTGTTCAGTTTCCAGACGGCAATGTCTTCGAACAATATACCGCCGCCTATCAATTCGTCGAAACCCGAGCGATTTTGGAGGCGACCATTTCGGACGCTGAGCCATGGTCTGCGGAACGACCCGCATTATATCACCTGGCTACAGAGTTACTTGATGACCAGGGCAATATTGTCGAAGCCAATAAGATAGCTGTTGGGTTCCGCCGCGTCGAAGTTAAGGATCGCCGGTTGCTGGTTAACAACCAGCCGATTACCATCATTGGGGTGAATCGCCATGATCACCACCCTGAAACCGGGAAAACACTAACCGTCCAAGAAATGCGTGCCGAATTGCTTCTGATGCGCCGGCATAATATTAATGCAATCCGCACCGCCCACTATCCTAATGATCACCGCTTGCTTGATCTGTGTGATGAATTGGGTTTTTACGTTATCGATGAAGCCAATGTGGAATGCCATGCGCGCTGGCAGGCAGTATCCAATGATCCGCGTTATCAGAAAGCAATTATCGAACGCGTTATGCGTATGGTTCAGCGCGATCGCAATCATGCGAGCGTGATCGGCTGGTCCTTGGGCAATGAATCCGGTCTTGGTCCGGCTCATGATGCAGCCGCGGCGATGGTTCGGCGGATGGATGACACGCGTTTCTTGCACTATGAGGGCGCGATATTTCATCGGTTCCAGACGCTAATGGGTGACCCCACAGAAACGTCTCGCAATGCGCCCGATATGCGGGAGCGCATGACCACGGATTTGATCTGTCCAATGTATCCGTCGATTGAGTTTATTGTTGGTTGGGCAAAATGGGCCGAGGAAACCAAGCTGGATGACCGTCCAATGATTCTATGCGAATTTTCTCATGCAATGGGTAATTCCAATGGATCAATAGCGGACTATGTGGATGCGTTTTTTGAAGAACCCGCGCTGGGTGGCGGTTTCGTTTGGGAATGGCGCGATCATGGTTTTGCGGAAACCGATGCGCAAGGCCGGTTCTTCTGGGCCTATGGCGGCCATTTTGGGGATGATCCGAATGATGTCAATTTTTGCTGTGATGGGCTGGTTGGACCGGATTTGACACCGCATCCGGGACTGCGCGAATATCAGTGGGCGGCGCGCCCTGTGCGAGCGAACCTGGACGGCCGACAAGAGGTATGCTTTACCAATCGGCGTTCTTTTATCAGCACGGATGATCTTGAGCTAACTTGGTCGCTGCAGAAAAATGGAGTGATGGTGGAGAGCGGGACTCTGTTTCCAAATATTCCGGCTGGCGAAAGCGAAACCATATCTATTCCGTATAGGACCGAAATAGACACTGACGACGAGTGGCATCTGCTGACTCAGTGGCGACTGCGTGAAGCATCCGATTGGGTTGAAGCCGGGCATCTGTTGGCCTGGGATCAATTTGCTCTCGGAGACACAGCCATTCCTGAACCAGTCGATTTTCCGGCATTTAGTCTTTCCAGTAGCCTGCCGGTTACTGACTCTCTGCAATCTGGTCCGGTTGAGATTAGGTTTGATGAAAAAGGCAACATATCAACGGTGAATGTCGGTGATTGTATCGCAATTGAAGGCGATATTACCGCAAGCCTCTGGCGCGCACCGATGGACAATGATGGCGGTAAAATTGGTTGGCGCGAGGAACGTCCGAGTAAGCGCATGGAATGGGTGAACAACGGGCTTGATAACCTTGAGCTTGTCGCATCACCCCCTCAAGTCAAAGAGCAGGAAGACCAGACTCTGCTTTGTCTTAGCCGGGAAATGATTGGAACCGATGGTCAGAAAGCAACTCATCGCTCGCAGTGGACGTTGAATGCAGATGGCGCTCGTATTGATGAAGAGATTATAGTGCCGGACGCGTGGACCGATGTGCCTCGGATTGGAATTCGCTTCCCGGTTCCTGCAGAATTGGAGCAGTTGACCTGGTTGGGACTCGGTCCCGACGAATCTTATCCCGATAGGATTGGTGCGCAGACAGTCGGACGCTGGGAATCAAAAGTTGCCGATCAGTATCACGCCTATGTCCTGCCCCAGGAGCATGGTGCCCATGAACAGACGCGCTACTTCGTTCTCCAAGATAATAGCGGTAAGGGATTCTCCATTACTCTGCCCAATCTCAGTTTTTCCGCACGTCATCATCATGACTTAGATATGACCCGTGCAACAACCATCGCGGATCTGGTCCGCCAGGACAGCATAGAAGTGCATATTGATGCCGCTATGCGCGGTGTTGGCACAGGCGCTTGCGGTCCCGATGCGTTGCAGGAATATCGCGTAGGGCCGGGTACTTATGCTTTCCACTGGTTTATCAGGCCAGCCTAA
- the sciP gene encoding CtrA inhibitor SciP: MIENTRPRPAIVIGPLGEAMTKDDLPCPMTTRWVVRRKAEVVAAVNGGMLTTDEACDRYNLSLEEFVSWQQAIERAGMPGLRVTHLQERREQYQKA; encoded by the coding sequence ATGATTGAGAACACACGTCCACGACCAGCTATTGTTATCGGCCCCTTAGGTGAAGCGATGACCAAAGATGATCTGCCATGCCCCATGACGACGAGATGGGTTGTGCGCCGTAAAGCCGAGGTCGTCGCTGCTGTTAATGGTGGGATGCTGACCACCGACGAGGCTTGCGACCGGTATAATCTGTCACTGGAGGAGTTTGTTTCCTGGCAACAGGCGATAGAGCGAGCTGGAATGCCGGGATTACGAGTCACCCATCTGCAGGAGCGCCGTGAACAGTATCAAAAAGCCTGA
- a CDS encoding cysteine peptidase family C39 domain-containing protein — protein MTLTPPIKNGLRPAFPPFKSGLKSFLKGGLLALSGATLIYSSAAQSEVRLARESTGGDYYVGVMTWWDIPFRSVVRQRYDFSCGSAAVATLLTYHYDRPTVERTPFKAMWDQGDKEVIKKVGFSMLDMRNYLQSIGYRAEGFKLKPGQLIQVKRPVIVLLDIDGFKHFVVVKGQTEDQVLVGDSVLGINKYSYEDFHKYWNGIALAIVDGPITKRPIYNLAGDWNPWSTAPTDQVSETATIGNLTTHLPPLYQITPEFLLDVRVGTVR, from the coding sequence ATGACCCTCACTCCCCCCATCAAAAATGGCCTACGCCCAGCCTTTCCGCCCTTCAAGAGCGGCTTGAAATCTTTCTTGAAGGGCGGACTGCTGGCTCTTTCCGGCGCCACCCTGATTTATAGCTCCGCCGCACAATCCGAAGTCCGTTTGGCGCGAGAATCGACCGGTGGAGACTATTATGTCGGCGTAATGACCTGGTGGGATATCCCCTTTCGTTCGGTTGTTCGCCAACGCTATGATTTTAGCTGCGGGTCTGCAGCAGTCGCGACCTTGCTCACCTATCACTATGATCGACCAACAGTCGAGAGAACACCGTTTAAAGCGATGTGGGATCAGGGCGATAAAGAGGTCATAAAAAAAGTCGGCTTCTCGATGCTCGACATGCGCAACTATTTGCAATCCATCGGTTATCGTGCCGAGGGCTTCAAACTGAAGCCAGGACAACTTATTCAGGTCAAGCGGCCGGTCATCGTGCTTCTGGACATCGATGGTTTCAAACATTTCGTTGTGGTCAAGGGACAGACCGAAGATCAGGTGCTGGTCGGCGATTCTGTGCTTGGCATCAACAAATATTCTTACGAAGATTTCCATAAATACTGGAACGGAATCGCTTTGGCCATCGTCGATGGACCTATTACCAAACGACCTATCTACAATCTTGCCGGTGACTGGAATCCCTGGTCCACCGCTCCGACTGATCAGGTGTCCGAAACCGCAACGATCGGCAATTTAACCACCCACCTTCCCCCCCTGTACCAGATCACGCCAGAATTTCTTCTCGACGTGCGGGTTGGTACCGTCAGATGA
- a CDS encoding TonB-dependent receptor domain-containing protein has protein sequence MRYHNSIAAAVLGVAIVAPAHAENQVEVDIAAGRLDSAIFALGEQAGISIGLSDPQLGAERVPPVKGRMTSYQALIRLLAGSRAKPQRVDERHWRIVPMIKPPKRTRIARRLARSRPIKAPITYPDIVVTARPIRNDFAMEPSGSLRTLTLDEIGPAAEIRGTDALIDTLPSISSTQLGPGRNRLFIRGIADSSFNGPNQAVSGQYLGDARLNYNAPDPDLRLIDLSAIEIHQGPQGTRFGAGTLGGVIRLIPNAVRLNEFGGKASIALAATQDGDPSVDANATVNLPLVSGSVGIRASVYGGRKGGYIDDRRRDLDDVNRVDTIGGRFMLRADPGAGWSIDLMAAGQEIDGRDGQYSDRLGDSLDRAAPFAQPYRNRFALGQLKVRKQWDSMELMTAVNLVDQKVSETFDLSLPANEPFYPELLALFRQRGDIRLLTSETRLSRSLDNGGRWFLGTSLINNRYRIRRVIESRFFTTNIAGIENEVSEVTGFGELTWPLSKKLTVNVGGRISHVWLQGKTLDASTLVRRSEPEDDAEHNQTAFLPSVGVYYQLAERLTGHIRYQEGFRAGGIAVRDDMVERFRHDDVASIEGGLSYSSRGETGFDASFTVAHTQWNDIQADLIDTNGLPVTDNIGSGRIWTVDAAMNWRPLRGLLIEASALWADSRLNQPAETILVNESGSEFVGDVAEGTVIVDSDNLPNVADFSGRLGVSYSAPLSDDETISLAAWARYTGESRLGIGPILGVKQGDYIDTGLSASLDLGSRSIWLEASNLFNASGNRFALGSPFTLIFGEQITPLRPRTIRIGFDVKF, from the coding sequence CATAGCGGCCGCTGTGCTGGGTGTCGCAATTGTTGCTCCTGCTCATGCCGAAAATCAGGTGGAGGTGGATATAGCCGCAGGTCGTCTCGACTCTGCGATTTTTGCGCTTGGTGAACAGGCCGGTATCAGCATCGGCCTTTCCGATCCGCAACTGGGTGCGGAACGGGTACCACCCGTTAAAGGCCGGATGACGTCTTATCAGGCGCTTATCCGTCTTCTCGCCGGTAGCCGCGCCAAACCGCAGCGTGTTGATGAACGCCACTGGCGTATCGTCCCGATGATCAAGCCGCCCAAGCGAACACGGATCGCCCGCCGCTTGGCTAGGTCAAGGCCAATAAAAGCACCGATTACTTATCCGGACATTGTGGTCACTGCACGACCCATCCGCAACGATTTCGCAATGGAGCCGAGTGGCAGTTTGCGGACACTAACACTGGACGAGATCGGCCCTGCAGCAGAGATACGGGGAACAGATGCGCTGATCGACACATTGCCGAGCATCAGCTCGACGCAGCTGGGTCCGGGGCGCAATCGGCTTTTCATCCGGGGTATTGCCGATTCCAGCTTTAACGGACCCAACCAGGCTGTGTCAGGACAATATCTAGGCGATGCTAGGTTAAACTATAATGCTCCAGATCCGGATTTGCGGTTGATCGATCTAAGCGCAATCGAGATCCATCAGGGACCGCAAGGAACGCGCTTTGGGGCAGGGACGTTGGGTGGTGTTATCCGCCTGATTCCCAATGCGGTCCGGCTAAATGAGTTTGGAGGAAAAGCTTCCATCGCGCTCGCTGCAACGCAAGACGGCGACCCGTCGGTTGATGCAAATGCGACCGTGAACCTACCGCTGGTTTCTGGATCGGTTGGTATCCGCGCGTCAGTCTATGGCGGCCGAAAGGGCGGCTATATTGATGACCGGCGACGTGATCTAGACGATGTCAATCGGGTAGACACAATAGGCGGACGCTTCATGCTGCGGGCGGATCCTGGTGCTGGTTGGTCGATTGATCTGATGGCGGCCGGACAGGAGATTGACGGCCGCGATGGTCAGTATTCCGATCGTCTTGGTGACAGCCTTGACCGCGCAGCTCCGTTTGCTCAACCCTATCGCAATCGATTTGCGCTAGGCCAGCTGAAAGTCCGAAAACAATGGGACAGTATGGAGTTGATGACGGCGGTCAATCTAGTCGACCAGAAAGTCTCGGAGACATTCGATCTGTCCCTGCCTGCCAATGAACCCTTTTATCCTGAATTGCTCGCCCTGTTCCGCCAGCGCGGTGACATCCGGCTGCTGACATCGGAAACTCGCCTGTCCCGGTCGCTGGATAACGGCGGACGATGGTTTTTGGGAACCAGCCTGATCAATAACCGCTATCGAATTCGGCGTGTAATCGAGAGCCGCTTTTTTACCACCAATATTGCGGGTATAGAAAATGAGGTGAGCGAGGTGACCGGTTTCGGTGAGCTTACCTGGCCGTTGTCCAAAAAGTTGACGGTGAATGTCGGCGGGCGAATAAGCCATGTATGGTTGCAGGGCAAGACTCTCGACGCGTCGACTCTTGTCAGGCGTTCAGAGCCTGAAGATGACGCAGAGCATAACCAAACTGCATTTCTGCCTTCAGTTGGAGTGTATTACCAGTTGGCTGAACGGCTGACCGGTCATATCCGATATCAAGAGGGTTTTCGCGCCGGCGGTATTGCGGTCCGCGATGACATGGTTGAGCGGTTTCGCCATGATGATGTTGCTTCTATTGAAGGTGGGCTTAGCTATAGCAGTAGGGGTGAGACCGGTTTTGATGCATCTTTTACCGTTGCTCATACCCAGTGGAATGATATTCAGGCTGATCTCATTGATACCAATGGTCTACCAGTCACCGATAATATCGGCAGCGGGCGTATATGGACCGTTGATGCGGCTATGAACTGGCGGCCACTGCGTGGGCTTTTGATTGAGGCGAGCGCACTTTGGGCCGACAGCCGCCTTAATCAGCCAGCCGAGACTATCTTGGTCAATGAATCCGGAAGTGAGTTTGTAGGCGATGTTGCCGAAGGAACGGTGATTGTTGACAGCGACAACCTGCCCAATGTTGCCGATTTTTCCGGCAGACTGGGTGTCAGCTATTCTGCGCCACTATCCGACGACGAAACGATCTCGCTGGCCGCTTGGGCTCGTTATACCGGAGAGTCCCGGCTTGGCATTGGTCCGATACTGGGCGTGAAGCAGGGCGACTATATCGATACTGGGCTATCGGCAAGTCTTGACCTCGGCTCGCGTTCAATCTGGCTGGAGGCATCCAATTTATTCAATGCGTCCGGCAATCGCTTTGCGCTGGGCTCGCCGTTCACTTTGATCTTCGGTGAACAGATCACCCCGCTCCGTCCGCGCACAATTAGGATTGGTTTTGACGTTAAATTCTAG
- a CDS encoding serine hydrolase has protein sequence MTANIDGTAAEKFGRIRDEFNRNFAERGEVGASVCISVNGERVVDLWGGVADPKTDVPWERDTISIVFSCTKAATALCAHMLVDRGLLALHAPVAEYWPEFAKNGKEATTVQMMLNHESAVPAFRDPVKPGGFLDWDYMIKRLEDEEAFWEPGTRNGYHMVNFGWTVGELVRRVSGKSLGQFFRDEIADPLGADFWIGLPDDVTHPIAPILLATPDPSAMMSAFTKKLLTDPNSIQALSFLNNGGWNQNDPAAHKAEIGGAGGMSNARGQVAMYEPLALGGSHKGVKLVSPERLAHMGEVSVATQIDATLLAPTRFASGFMKSMDNRAHPGGDQMSAVIGKAAFGHVGAGGSIGFADPDHGLAFGYTMNQMGMGLLLNQRGQSLVDATYEILRG, from the coding sequence ATGACAGCAAATATCGACGGCACGGCAGCAGAGAAGTTTGGACGTATTCGCGATGAATTTAATCGGAATTTTGCTGAGCGCGGAGAAGTAGGGGCGTCAGTCTGCATCAGTGTGAATGGCGAGCGTGTGGTTGATTTGTGGGGCGGTGTCGCTGATCCCAAGACTGACGTGCCATGGGAACGGGATACCATTTCAATTGTTTTCTCCTGCACAAAGGCCGCAACGGCCTTATGCGCCCATATGCTCGTCGATCGCGGACTGCTGGCACTCCATGCGCCGGTTGCCGAATATTGGCCTGAATTTGCCAAGAACGGAAAGGAAGCCACCACTGTCCAGATGATGCTGAACCACGAAAGTGCAGTCCCTGCCTTTCGTGATCCGGTTAAGCCAGGCGGTTTTCTGGACTGGGACTATATGATTAAACGCCTTGAAGACGAGGAAGCGTTTTGGGAGCCGGGAACCCGAAACGGTTATCACATGGTGAATTTCGGCTGGACCGTTGGTGAATTGGTCCGCCGGGTATCTGGCAAGTCACTGGGTCAGTTTTTTCGGGATGAAATCGCTGATCCTTTAGGTGCAGATTTCTGGATCGGCTTGCCCGACGACGTCACCCATCCGATTGCTCCCATCCTTCTGGCAACGCCTGATCCATCAGCAATGATGAGCGCTTTTACCAAAAAATTGCTCACGGACCCGAATTCAATTCAAGCGCTGTCTTTTTTGAACAATGGCGGCTGGAACCAAAATGATCCTGCCGCACATAAGGCGGAGATTGGCGGTGCCGGCGGCATGTCCAATGCACGCGGTCAAGTGGCTATGTATGAGCCGCTAGCCTTGGGTGGATCACATAAGGGTGTTAAGCTGGTGTCGCCCGAGCGGCTTGCCCACATGGGTGAGGTTTCCGTTGCAACCCAGATTGACGCGACATTGTTGGCGCCTACCCGTTTTGCCTCAGGTTTCATGAAGTCGATGGATAATCGCGCCCATCCGGGTGGTGATCAGATGTCAGCGGTTATTGGTAAGGCAGCATTTGGTCATGTCGGCGCCGGTGGATCCATCGGTTTTGCCGACCCGGACCATGGTTTGGCATTTGGATATACGATGAACCAGATGGGCATGGGACTATTGCTAAATCAACGCGGCCAATCTTTGGTAGATGCAACTTATGAGATTTTGCGCGGCTGA
- a CDS encoding helix-turn-helix domain-containing protein produces the protein MQSLMTAPAIMQGLNSNLRSTTLRFRAGQLIFDEGQRASRWYEVVHGTVRTCRFHMDGHRHLTGFFFSGDVFGADYGNYGTAAEAVTDVVVRCYRVGDITDDSTPKKQLDEAVTILFRAMSTAQRYLFIMGHRTATEKLAAFLLCLKQQADGDSCIRIPMSRSDIADFLGLTVHTVSRTFTDLARRGLIKIDGRHSVIITDNSGLCSIAGEYHDSLAAEPETDIHPAAGLCLGELSAA, from the coding sequence ATGCAATCGCTAATGACCGCACCTGCAATCATGCAGGGGCTAAACTCGAACTTGCGCTCTACCACCTTACGGTTTCGCGCAGGACAACTCATATTTGATGAAGGGCAAAGAGCCAGTCGTTGGTACGAAGTGGTGCACGGAACCGTGCGCACATGTCGTTTCCATATGGACGGGCATCGTCACCTAACCGGTTTTTTCTTCAGTGGCGACGTTTTCGGGGCCGACTACGGCAACTATGGAACGGCGGCTGAAGCCGTTACCGACGTCGTGGTTCGGTGTTACAGAGTCGGGGATATCACCGACGACTCAACGCCCAAAAAACAACTCGACGAAGCCGTTACGATTCTGTTTCGTGCGATGTCGACGGCTCAGCGCTATCTGTTCATCATGGGACACCGGACCGCAACTGAGAAGCTTGCGGCGTTTCTGCTGTGCCTGAAACAACAGGCCGATGGTGATTCCTGTATCCGGATCCCGATGTCGCGCAGCGATATCGCTGATTTTCTTGGCCTCACGGTGCACACGGTTAGCCGGACATTTACTGACCTGGCCCGCCGTGGGTTGATCAAAATTGACGGACGACACTCGGTCATCATTACCGATAACTCCGGTCTTTGCAGTATCGCCGGCGAATATCATGACAGCTTGGCGGCCGAACCCGAAACCGACATTCATCCCGCAGCCGGCCTTTGCCTTGGCGAACTATCAGCTGCCTGA